Proteins encoded within one genomic window of Cotesia glomerata isolate CgM1 unplaced genomic scaffold, MPM_Cglom_v2.3 scaffold_27, whole genome shotgun sequence:
- the LOC123274245 gene encoding protein salvador homolog 1-like: MLSRKNKDLRTIKEGVVGKYVKKETPPEMPIINVWTTEPNRRNRRQHNQPAIPATMPIPQQPSMVQKFGNTKTTTSAVGLGSHEGKYTPNSSVPDLAQRFASLSVNPGVIEGAASRTATPLYHPRLSPTISSSHTYVNQYAGSEYHLDRVQTPQLPYLPFESDVAYDDFNKAYHNPGYSRAHSERSSSRNEQPAELPLPPGWSVDFTLRGRKYYIDHNTKTTHWSHPLEKEGLPTGWERIESPEYGVYYVNHITRQAQYEHPCYPTELQQQVGIVSPPRHTHFHSHSVLVPANPYLNEEIPHWLYVYSRASITLDRKLRWELFRLPELDCFNAMLTRLYKQELEEVVMRYEEYRSALLCEMEQRLKELNPENESSAGAVALRRSLP, translated from the exons aTGTTATCACGAAAGAATAAAGATTTGAGAACAATTAAAGAAGGTGTAGTAGgtaaatatgtcaaaaaagaAACTCCGCCTGAAATGCCAa TCATTAACGTATGGACTACTGAGCCTAATAGAAGAAATCGAAGACAACATAATCAACCAGCGATTCCTGCTACAATG cCAATACCACAACAACCGAGTATGGTGCAAAAATTTGGCAACACCAAGACAACGACAAGCGCTGTAGGTTTAGGAAGTCATGAAGGAAAATATACACCAAATAGCTCTGTTCCTGATTTAGCTCAAAG GTTCGCTAGTTTGTCTGTTAATCCAGGAGTTATTGAAGGAGCTGCGTCCAGAACAGCTACTCCGTTATATCACCCAAGGTTATCACCGACCATATCTTCCTCGCATACATATGTTAATCAGTATGCAGGTTCAGAGTATCATCTTGATCGTGTTCAAACACCACAATTGCCTTATTTACCTTTTGAATCTGACGTAGCTTATGATGATTTCAATAAAGCTTATCATAACCCTGg atacaGTCGAGCGCATTCAGAAAGATCGAGCTCACGTAATGAACAACCAGCCGAGTTACCTCTTCCTCCCGGGTGGTCAGTTGATTTTACACTACGAGGAAGAAAGTACTATATTGATCATAATACTAAAACAACTCACTGGTCTCATCCGTTGGAAAAAGAAGGACTTCCCACTGGTTGGGAGAGAATCGAGTCACCTGAATATGGTGTTTATTATGTCaa TCATATCACAAGGCAAGCACAATATGAGCATCCTTGTTATCCTACGGAACTACAACAGCAAGTAGGCATTGTATCACCACCACGGCATACTCATTTCCATTCCCACAGTGTATTAGTACCAGCAAACCCGTACTTGAATGAAGAAATACCTCATTGGCTATACGTGTACAGCAGAGCATCGATAACACTTGATAGAAAATTACGATGGGAGTTATTCCGTTTGCCAGAACTCGATTGTTTCAATGCGATGCTTACTAGACTTTATAAGCAAGAATTAGAGGAAGTTGTTATGAGATACGAAGAGTATCG GTCAGCGTTACTCTGTGAAATGGAGCAAAGATTGAAGGAGTTAAATCCTGAGAATGAATCGTCAGCTGGTGCAGTTGCTCTGCGACGATCTTTgccttaa
- the LOC123274252 gene encoding uncharacterized protein LOC123274252 isoform X2 → MSTRMPRSWFSFNVPRKIRSSLQVLGRWFVRLLQLENVKRHSMSGFSVQMVDYIEEPGELIVDGQVVVKKKELNEAIYSKLE, encoded by the exons ATGTCAACGAGAATGCCGAGAAGCTGGTTTTCCTTTAACGTACCGCGGAAGATACGGTCCTCCTTGCAAGTATTAG GTCGTTGGTTTGTTAGATTATTACAATTAGAAAATGTAAAACGACATAGCATGTCTGGATTCTCGGTGCAGATGGTGGATTATATTGAAGAACCTGGAGAGTTAATTGTAGATGGACAGGTAGTAGTTAAAAAGAAAGAATTAAACGAGGCAATTTATTCTAagcttgaataa
- the LOC123274252 gene encoding uncharacterized protein LOC123274252 isoform X1 yields the protein MFWRWARFRLRKYFKPIPAAYAQERKHQLTKIYVFAAWNLFGLTLYSFVRKNFPPTEAEEKDTSRWFVRLLQLENVKRHSMSGFSVQMVDYIEEPGELIVDGQVVVKKKELNEAIYSKLE from the exons atgttTTGGCGGTGGGCAAGGTTTCGTTTACGAAAGTATTTTAAACCAATACCGGCTGCTTATGCTCAAGAAAGAAAGCatcaattaacaaaaatttatgtttttgcTGCTTGGAATCTATTCGGGTTGACTCTTTATTCTTTTGTTAGGAAAAACTTTCCTCCGACAGAAGCGGAAGAAAAAGATACAA GTCGTTGGTTTGTTAGATTATTACAATTAGAAAATGTAAAACGACATAGCATGTCTGGATTCTCGGTGCAGATGGTGGATTATATTGAAGAACCTGGAGAGTTAATTGTAGATGGACAGGTAGTAGTTAAAAAGAAAGAATTAAACGAGGCAATTTATTCTAagcttgaataa
- the LOC123274250 gene encoding probable maleylacetoacetate isomerase 2, protein MSVMGKPVLYSYWRSSCSWRVRIALNLKEIPYDIKPVSLVKAGGEQHCNEYREINPMEQVPALHIDNHTLIESLNIMQYLEETRPHRPLLPADPVKRARVREICEVISSGIQPLQNLVVLIYVGEERKKEWAQHWITRGFTAVEKLLSSSAGKYCVGDEITLADCCLVPQIFNARRFHVDLRPFPTILRVDRHLENHPAFTAAHPNNQPDCPPEATK, encoded by the exons ATGTCCGTGATGGGCAAG CCGGTCCTGTACTCATATTGGCGGAGCTCTTGTTCGTGGAGGGTGAGAATTG ctcttaatttaaaagaaataccATACGATATAAAACCAGTAAGCTTGGTAAAAGCTGGCGGTGAGCAACATTGCAATGAATATAGAGAGATTAATCCGATGGAACAGGTTCCGGCACTTCATATTGATAATCATACACTAATAGAATCA ttaaacatTATGCAATACTTGGAAGAAACCAGACCACATCGGCCTTTACTGCCAGCAGATCCTGTTAAAAGAGCTAGAGTTAGAGAAATATGCGAAGTTATATCTAGCGGTATTCAGCCGCTACAAAATTtagttgttttaatttatgtcGGCGAGGAACGAAAAAAAGAATGGGCACAACATTGGATAACGCGTGGTTTTAcag ctgttgaaaaattactcTCGTCGAGTGCTGGTAAATATTGCGTGGGAGATGAAATAACTTTGGCGGATTGTTGCTTAGTACCGCAAATATTCAACGCAAGGAGGTTTCACGTTGACCTAAGACCTTTCCCAACAATTCTGAGGGTCGATCGTCATTTAGAAAACCACCCGGCATTTACAGCAGCTCATCCTAATAATCAGCCCGACTGTCCTCCAGAAGCGACCAAGTAG
- the LOC123274241 gene encoding RNA-binding protein Nova-1 isoform X3 has protein sequence MAADSGMETCPSPEIADSRKRPLDCDAENGATKRSHYGTAGGDGMYHLKVLVPGVAAGAIIGKGGETIAQLQKDTDARVKMSKARDFYPGTSERVCLITGSVDSIMAVMDFIMEKIREKPDLTSKITVDFDSGKATAERDKQVKILVPNSTAGMIIGKAGNYIKQIKEDSGSYVQISQKAKDLSLQERCITVIGEKENNRSALLMILAKIADDPQSGTCLNVSYADVSGPVANYNPTGSPYAQAPGTAPTYTTPAGLNTVSLLNGAGLSLNLNLGAAITAGTAPVTTQLLEHIKLNLRSTGFSEAAATEILTAIATLAKYNILGMGIGGMPSVSYLGNPIDSTTSANGSNNNGGVFGPIGTVPTLGSTSPTPRNTLERYEAFDPFRQNNTAAGAIHLNNNSFGLGTNQLSLEK, from the exons ATGGCCGCTGACTCGGGAATGGAGACGTGTCCCTCCCCAGAAATTGCGGACTCCAGGAAAAGGCCTCTTGACTGCGACGCAGAGAACGGAGCCACCAAGAGGTCACACTACGGaacag CAGGAGGAGATGGAATGTACCATCTTAAAGTACTTGTACCAGGGGTGGCTGCTGGGGCCATCATCGGGAAAGGTGGTGAGACTATTGCCCAGCTGCAGAAAGACACAGATGCTAGGGTTAAAATGTCTAAAGCTCGAGATTTTTATCCAG GTACCTCGGAACGTGTGTGTCTGATAACTGGAAGCGTTGATTCCATAATGGCTGTAATGGATTTtataatggaaaaaattcgTGAAAAACCTGATTTGACGTCCAAGATAACAGTGGACTTTGACTCTGGCAAAGCAACTGCTGAGAGAGACAAGCAG gtaAAGATACTAGTACCAAATAGCACGGCGGGAATGATTATTGGCAAAGCAggaaattatataaaacaaataaaggAAGACTCTGGATCGTACGTGCAGATAAGTCAAAAAGCTAAAGACTTATCTCTTCAAGAACGTTGTATCACAGTAATAGGTGAAAAGGAAAACAATCGTAGTGCATTACTTATGATACTTGCTAAAATTGCCGACGATCCACAAAGTGGCACGTGCCTAAACGTCAGTTATGCTGACGTAAGCGGCCCGGTAGCCAATTACAATCCTACAGGCAGCCCCTACGCTCAAGCACCTGGGACCGCACCCACGTACACAACTCCAGCTGGCCTCAATACCG TGAGTCTGTTGAACGGTGCTGGTTTGAGTTTAAATTTGAACCTAGGCGCTGCAATAACGGCTGGTACAGCACCTGTAACGACTCAACTTCTCGAGcatattaaattgaatttgagAAGTACGGGTTTTTCTGAGGCAGCGGCAACTGAAATTCTGACGGCGATTGCAACATTAGCCAAATACAATATTCTGGGCATGGGTATTGGCGGTATGCCAAGTGTGAGTTACCTGGGAAATCCAATTGACAGCACAACATCGGCTAACGGGTCAAACAACAATGGAGGAGTGTTTGGTCCAATTGGTACGGTACCGACACTGGGATCGACGTCGCCAACTCCAAGGAATACGCTCGAGAGATACGAGGCGTTTGATCCATTTCGACAGAACAACACTGCTGCTGGTGCCATTCATCTGAACAACAATTCATTCGGATTGGGCACAAACCAATTGTCACTC GAAAAATAG
- the LOC123274241 gene encoding RNA-binding protein Nova-1 isoform X1, with protein sequence MAADSGMETCPSPEIADSRKRPLDCDAENGATKRSHYGTAGGDGMYHLKVLVPGVAAGAIIGKGGETIAQLQKDTDARVKMSKARDFYPGTSERVCLITGSVDSIMAVMDFIMEKIREKPDLTSKITVDFDSGKATAERDKQVKILVPNSTAGMIIGKAGNYIKQIKEDSGSYVQISQKAKDLSLQERCITVIGEKENNRSALLMILAKIADDPQSGTCLNVSYADVSGPVANYNPTGSPYAQAPGTAPTYTTPAGLNTVSLLNGAGLSLNLNLGAAITAGTAPVTTQLLEHIKLNLRSTGFSEAAATEILTAIATLAKYNILGMGIGGMPSVSYLGNPIDSTTSANGSNNNGGVFGPIGTVPTLGSTSPTPRNTLERYEAFDPFRQNNTAAGAIHLNNNSFGLGTNQLSLVSKSPTQVDTNSKETKKVDIEIPEVIVGAILGPGGRALIEIQQLSGANIQISKKGMFAPGTRNRIVTITGFPNAIGIAQYLIEQRINEEEAKRARHNVIAGMIH encoded by the exons ATGGCCGCTGACTCGGGAATGGAGACGTGTCCCTCCCCAGAAATTGCGGACTCCAGGAAAAGGCCTCTTGACTGCGACGCAGAGAACGGAGCCACCAAGAGGTCACACTACGGaacag CAGGAGGAGATGGAATGTACCATCTTAAAGTACTTGTACCAGGGGTGGCTGCTGGGGCCATCATCGGGAAAGGTGGTGAGACTATTGCCCAGCTGCAGAAAGACACAGATGCTAGGGTTAAAATGTCTAAAGCTCGAGATTTTTATCCAG GTACCTCGGAACGTGTGTGTCTGATAACTGGAAGCGTTGATTCCATAATGGCTGTAATGGATTTtataatggaaaaaattcgTGAAAAACCTGATTTGACGTCCAAGATAACAGTGGACTTTGACTCTGGCAAAGCAACTGCTGAGAGAGACAAGCAG gtaAAGATACTAGTACCAAATAGCACGGCGGGAATGATTATTGGCAAAGCAggaaattatataaaacaaataaaggAAGACTCTGGATCGTACGTGCAGATAAGTCAAAAAGCTAAAGACTTATCTCTTCAAGAACGTTGTATCACAGTAATAGGTGAAAAGGAAAACAATCGTAGTGCATTACTTATGATACTTGCTAAAATTGCCGACGATCCACAAAGTGGCACGTGCCTAAACGTCAGTTATGCTGACGTAAGCGGCCCGGTAGCCAATTACAATCCTACAGGCAGCCCCTACGCTCAAGCACCTGGGACCGCACCCACGTACACAACTCCAGCTGGCCTCAATACCG TGAGTCTGTTGAACGGTGCTGGTTTGAGTTTAAATTTGAACCTAGGCGCTGCAATAACGGCTGGTACAGCACCTGTAACGACTCAACTTCTCGAGcatattaaattgaatttgagAAGTACGGGTTTTTCTGAGGCAGCGGCAACTGAAATTCTGACGGCGATTGCAACATTAGCCAAATACAATATTCTGGGCATGGGTATTGGCGGTATGCCAAGTGTGAGTTACCTGGGAAATCCAATTGACAGCACAACATCGGCTAACGGGTCAAACAACAATGGAGGAGTGTTTGGTCCAATTGGTACGGTACCGACACTGGGATCGACGTCGCCAACTCCAAGGAATACGCTCGAGAGATACGAGGCGTTTGATCCATTTCGACAGAACAACACTGCTGCTGGTGCCATTCATCTGAACAACAATTCATTCGGATTGGGCACAAACCAATTGTCACTCGTAAGTAAGAGTCCTACTCAGGTAGACACCAACAGCAAGGAGACCAAGAAAGTAGATATAGAAATTCCAGAGGTTATAGTGGGAGCAATACTGGGACCCGGTGGTCGCGCACTCATTGAGATTCAACAGCTAAGCGGTGCCAACATTCAAATATCTAAGAAGGGTATGTTCGCGCCCGGTACGAGGAACCGCATCGTTACTATCACGGGTTTTCCAAATGCTATCGGGATTGCTCAGTACTTGATCGAACAACGGATCAACGAGGAAGAGGCTAAACGAGCGCGTCATAACGTCATTGCCGGCATGATCCATTGA
- the LOC123274241 gene encoding RNA-binding protein Nova-1 isoform X2, producing MKINIVAGGDGMYHLKVLVPGVAAGAIIGKGGETIAQLQKDTDARVKMSKARDFYPGTSERVCLITGSVDSIMAVMDFIMEKIREKPDLTSKITVDFDSGKATAERDKQVKILVPNSTAGMIIGKAGNYIKQIKEDSGSYVQISQKAKDLSLQERCITVIGEKENNRSALLMILAKIADDPQSGTCLNVSYADVSGPVANYNPTGSPYAQAPGTAPTYTTPAGLNTVSLLNGAGLSLNLNLGAAITAGTAPVTTQLLEHIKLNLRSTGFSEAAATEILTAIATLAKYNILGMGIGGMPSVSYLGNPIDSTTSANGSNNNGGVFGPIGTVPTLGSTSPTPRNTLERYEAFDPFRQNNTAAGAIHLNNNSFGLGTNQLSLVSKSPTQVDTNSKETKKVDIEIPEVIVGAILGPGGRALIEIQQLSGANIQISKKGMFAPGTRNRIVTITGFPNAIGIAQYLIEQRINEEEAKRARHNVIAGMIH from the exons atgaaaataaatatcgttg CAGGAGGAGATGGAATGTACCATCTTAAAGTACTTGTACCAGGGGTGGCTGCTGGGGCCATCATCGGGAAAGGTGGTGAGACTATTGCCCAGCTGCAGAAAGACACAGATGCTAGGGTTAAAATGTCTAAAGCTCGAGATTTTTATCCAG GTACCTCGGAACGTGTGTGTCTGATAACTGGAAGCGTTGATTCCATAATGGCTGTAATGGATTTtataatggaaaaaattcgTGAAAAACCTGATTTGACGTCCAAGATAACAGTGGACTTTGACTCTGGCAAAGCAACTGCTGAGAGAGACAAGCAG gtaAAGATACTAGTACCAAATAGCACGGCGGGAATGATTATTGGCAAAGCAggaaattatataaaacaaataaaggAAGACTCTGGATCGTACGTGCAGATAAGTCAAAAAGCTAAAGACTTATCTCTTCAAGAACGTTGTATCACAGTAATAGGTGAAAAGGAAAACAATCGTAGTGCATTACTTATGATACTTGCTAAAATTGCCGACGATCCACAAAGTGGCACGTGCCTAAACGTCAGTTATGCTGACGTAAGCGGCCCGGTAGCCAATTACAATCCTACAGGCAGCCCCTACGCTCAAGCACCTGGGACCGCACCCACGTACACAACTCCAGCTGGCCTCAATACCG TGAGTCTGTTGAACGGTGCTGGTTTGAGTTTAAATTTGAACCTAGGCGCTGCAATAACGGCTGGTACAGCACCTGTAACGACTCAACTTCTCGAGcatattaaattgaatttgagAAGTACGGGTTTTTCTGAGGCAGCGGCAACTGAAATTCTGACGGCGATTGCAACATTAGCCAAATACAATATTCTGGGCATGGGTATTGGCGGTATGCCAAGTGTGAGTTACCTGGGAAATCCAATTGACAGCACAACATCGGCTAACGGGTCAAACAACAATGGAGGAGTGTTTGGTCCAATTGGTACGGTACCGACACTGGGATCGACGTCGCCAACTCCAAGGAATACGCTCGAGAGATACGAGGCGTTTGATCCATTTCGACAGAACAACACTGCTGCTGGTGCCATTCATCTGAACAACAATTCATTCGGATTGGGCACAAACCAATTGTCACTCGTAAGTAAGAGTCCTACTCAGGTAGACACCAACAGCAAGGAGACCAAGAAAGTAGATATAGAAATTCCAGAGGTTATAGTGGGAGCAATACTGGGACCCGGTGGTCGCGCACTCATTGAGATTCAACAGCTAAGCGGTGCCAACATTCAAATATCTAAGAAGGGTATGTTCGCGCCCGGTACGAGGAACCGCATCGTTACTATCACGGGTTTTCCAAATGCTATCGGGATTGCTCAGTACTTGATCGAACAACGGATCAACGAGGAAGAGGCTAAACGAGCGCGTCATAACGTCATTGCCGGCATGATCCATTGA
- the LOC123274244 gene encoding molybdopterin synthase catalytic subunit: MSSSSSVTEMKSQSSHRSVEANVEEPKNIIKLQKDKLEVDEIVKSVISPSCGAISTFIGTTRDNFESKKVVKLTYEAYEPMAVKEMTNICEKIRAKWDVKHIAIFHRLGEVPVCESSVAIAISSPHRRESLQAVEFAIDTLKSSVPIWKKEVYDDQQSTWKENKEYDKIVIPKKEPLDCIQEPLAEDNGVLSDEDDCNKNEIIPDQIQVKASADELKRRIDSFILRKRQHVNSVNVQEFCQYRFLNDQVEDSCARVDAILIRRKDSKSHVKVHRVYNPHGPQTNFSSSNESNQQNTSGNSVLDERLSESEKFLGISKPVPRDIYERVKKIEDKLLYLESISPEYRNICIRQQTDKDADDDDKNNPSNKRTFSTAELDTKLLELENRYAKKLK; this comes from the exons atgtCAAGCTCGAGCTCTGTGACAGAGATGAAGTCGCAATCATCCCACCGCTCAGTGGAG gCTAATGTGGAGGAgccaaaaaatataattaaactcCAAAAAGATAAGCTAGAGGTTGATGAAATTGTCAAGAGTGTTATTTCACCATCATGTGGTGCAATATCGACGTTTATTGGAACAACTCGTGATAATTTTGAGtctaaaaaa GTTGTTAAACTTACGTATGAAGCTTACGAGCCAATGGCAGTTAAAGAAATGACAAATATTTGCGAAAAAATTCGAGCCAAATGGGATGTCAAGCATATCGCTATTTTTCATCGCTTGGGGGAAGTACCAGTGTGTGAGAGCAGTGTAGCCATTGCTATTTCTTCTCCTCATCGTCGAGAATCACTGCAAGCTGTTGAGTTTGCTATTGATACTCTAAAATCATCAGTTCCGATTTGGAAAAAAGAAGTTTATGACGACCAGCAGTCGACCTGGAAGGAGAACAAAGAAT atgatAAGATAGTAATTCCCAAAAAAGAACCGCTAGATTGTATCCAAGAGCCTTTGGCGGAAGATAATGGTGTACTGTCTGATGAGGATGATTGCAATAAAAATGAGATAATTCCAGATCAAATCCAAGTTAAAGCTAGCGCTGATGAACTCAAAAGAAGGattgattcttttattttgaGGAAACGTCAACATGTAAATAGTGTAAATGTTCAAGAATTTTGTCAATATAG GTTTTTAAATGATCAAGTTGAGGATTCGTGTGCCAGAGTTGATGCTATTTTAATTCGTCGCAAAGATTCTAAAAGTCACGTTAAAGTTCATCGTGTGTATAACCCGCATGGACCACAGACAAACTTTTCGTCCTCCAATGAATCGAATCAACAAAACACCAGCGGAAACTCAGTATTAGATGAGAGGTTGTCGGAGTCTGAGAAATTTCTTGGCATTTCTAAACCCGTTCCTCGCGATATTTATGAGcgtgttaaaaaaatagaagacAAATTACTTTACTTGGAAAGTATTTCACCTGAATATAGAAATATTTGC aTTCGACAACAAACAGACAAAGATGCAGACGACGATGATAAGAATAATCCCTCAAACAAAAGG ACATTTTCAACTGCTGAGTTAGACACAAAATTACTAGAACTCGAAAATAGATATgcgaaaaaattgaagtaa
- the LOC123274249 gene encoding uncharacterized protein LOC123274249 produces MDPLKISQSDKRIKTSNQNPQNNNDSNKTLGIQSLPVEILVEILLYLNSYDLHALEEVSTFFEQLVQQPPVWKTYEIKEHDPETYIIIAQLKRMPLLARISIETRSDCDDILRQLSRSNQKLEKLRIVDCTGSTGKLYLRSSYLTRILERCNRLHTIHILGSRFHGKKFYRLLGDMKTRLRTLSTQATSSQFLTFASHASHLNEQDREIICNMCVGGKTWAPLRYFMLQRPDYQRPLAPIRQTVLVSYLHKDFVSIDVGDTDKRTATTITDSGSSLRN; encoded by the exons ATGGATCCACTAAAAATATCACAGAGCGACAAGCGCATCAAAACTTCCAACCAAAATCCACAAAACAATAATGACAGTAATAAAACTCTAGGAATCCAATCACTGCCAGTTGAAATACTTGTCGAAAtacttttgtatttaaattcatATGATCTTCATGCTTTAGAAGAAGTTTCAACGTTCTTCGAACAACTGGTACAGCAACCTCCGGTCTGGAAAACTTATGag ataaaagaACACGATCCTGAGACGTACATAATAATAGCACAATTAAAACGAATGCCTCTGCTGGCGCGAATCAGTATTGAGACACGATCAGACTGCGATGATATCCTGAGACAGTTGTCTCGCAGCAATCAAAAACTAGAAAAACTTCGTATCGTCGATTGCACTGGTTCGACGGGAAAACTTTATCTCCGGTCGAGCTATTTGACGCGGATACTGGAGCGATGCAACCGATTGCACACGATTCACATCCTCGGGAGCAGATTCCACGGGAAAAAATTCTATCGGCTGTTGGGTGACATGAAGACGCGGCTACGAACACTCTCTACTCAGGCAACATCATCACAGTTTCTAACGTTTGCGTCGCACGCCAGTCACCTGAACGAACAGGATCGCGAAATAATATGTAATATGTGTGTTGGCGGGAAAACGTGGGCGCCGTTACGTTATTTTATGTTACAACGTCCGGATTATCAGCGTCCATTGGCACCGATACGACAGACGGTTTTAGTGAGTTACCTCCACAAAGACTTTGTGTCAATCGACGTGGGTGATACTGACAAACGTACGGCGACGACAATCACCGACAGCGGCAGTAGCCTTCGTAATTAG